AGTAGGTTATGgggttaaaagaaaataaactgttTAGTACCAGAGGTTTATTTTCCTGACGTACcagctctttaaaaaaataaaataatacaagtcacttgactttattttcttttataaagctGGACACTCTTAATTTAGAAAGCTGAAAATTACTTGATTGATTTACAGCAGTTTATTAGATGAACTGTAAATGTCCTACTTTCCTACCCATTTAGACTCAGAAATACCTACAGACATCTTAACTGCATCGCCAGCAAAAACATTCCTCTTAATGAAAGAGAAGGCTTTGGAGAGGCAAAAGTTAATCCATAAGGATGCCACCCACAGCCAGAAGGGAGGTATGTTGCTTTTCTTCCATATCTAAAGGGGAATAGCACACTACACCATTCTGTgataggagatatatatatatatatatatatatatatatatatatatatatatatatatagacaaatgcaagaggtcctctgcactcatcccattatcaatatatttaagacagagacattttgtgcatactgctactgaaaaatgccttaccctttaaacaaaacagggattgtttgtccatatattgcaatatatttaagctgcccaactacgttaaagtcatcatatatatatatatatatatatatatatatatatatatatatatatatatatatatatatatatactgtgtatatatataattttttttttatattttctttattgcattttttaacatttaagagCTAGATAAGAGTAGAACAAGaaaaaagtatagaaaaaaaaaaaaggtagaactTCTGAAGAATCCGAAGCAGAACTGAAAGTAAGGAGGGGATGGACCTCCTTTAAGTATCTGACAGGCTAGGAGCGAGCGGGTCAGACTGAAGTGAAGTAAGGGGTATGGTTCATCTGCTGCTCAGATAGGCCACTGGTTCACCTCAGATCCGGTATTCACTGTATCCATACTATCCCCTGCGGAGGGAAAGTGGAGGACATTTAGGTGCCCTGGATCTCCCCTATCCAGGTGTTacatatttttccaaattttcctGGACAGCCTCTAGTCGTGTACGTTAACTTTTGATTGGGAAGAAAATTATTGATTAGCATTTTTCAGAAGCTTAAAGTCGGGGGTGCTGTTGCTTTCCAGGTCATCAGAATggcttttttggcaaaattaagAAGTTGAAGCAGACATACCCCTTTGCTGGAGCTTGGGATAGTCCTTCTGTTATTCCTAGTAGGCAGAGTTCGGGGGAACATACATTGGAAAGCCCAAgataagcttcagcataatgcAATATTTCCTTCCAAAATCGTTGGATTTCGGGGCAATCCCAAAATACGTGTCTATAGGTACCTTGGTCATGGTTACATTTGGGTCATTGTCTtgccgagcttcccttggcagacttttgAGTGGAACATCAGCCAGGTACAGCGAACTCTCAAAACCAGATCAATCGGGCAAGGTTCTACACAACAcatctgcttgtagatgaagtcccgaagccccctCCGCTGAGttcctttttatattaatataataaatgaatagaTGACTACACGCCCAGAACAGTGACCATGAGAATGACCACGACAATGAAAATAACCATGTGCATGAGATACAAGAAGGAATTATTATATTGaaacaataacaaagtaatagatggCTACACGCCCAGAACGGTGGCCATGTTTATATGTTTCGTGTTAATTAAATCAACTCCTGCTGTTCCCTTGTCTCCAACTAATGCTAATACATCCATATAACAACTAAGGAGCCACATTGGATACACTTAACCACACtcattcatacatggcctgccatgtcacatttgtatcacaggcATATATCAGGACATAGAATATATCTGGCGGAGTACAATATTTAATTATCTCTAACAACAGTTATCTTGTGAGTGAAATTGTATGAGAAAATTAGTCTTGAGTTGCATCAAGATTACAATGACCTATTGATGTTCTTGgcgatatttttttttcaacagttttttAACTGTGTCTGTAGGTATGAATGGTTGTTTGCAGAGTTATTGGAATACAAAAACCAGCCACAGAAAACTTTAAGTGTCAAAGATTTAACAGTGTTTTAGTTGAGGTTGAGCTAAGGCAGAACAATGAATCTGGCCTGCAGTTAATAAGAGTACCAGCTAGTTTTCTGTTAGCCAAGTGATCTTGATTTCATAAAACTGAAAGCTACATGGACTCTTCTGCTTTCACTTATTTTCCTATCTTGTTCACTTTTCATGTATAAACAAATACTGCAGGCTGCAGAGTTGTCATATAATGCAGCAATGAGAGTTCAGTCCACCTCATTTATTTTTCATGGTGACACTGTACTAAAATTGCATGCTTAGAAGTTTTACTGTTTGGTTGTTAGAGCTGAATTAGCATAGCAGCCAAGAAGCAGTTTGGAAGATGGTGAACTTTAGATTAGGATTGATAATAAGTTTCAGTTTGCACAGGTGGTAGCTGACATTTATGAGCTTTCTCTGTGTGATCATAAATACTGTTATGCTAAAGAATTGTGGAAGTAAAGCCTAGAAAGTGTGGGAAAGCCTCTAACAAGCATATTTTTTGTTGGTCTAAACTGTTCTTGCCTTTACAGTAGATGTTACTACACCTAACACTGGCTCAAACCGTGTATTTCCTGTCGAGAACCCTGAGAAACCAGCAAAACGAGTTGATTTCCTGAAAGTTAGCGAAGAGTGCATTGTGAGCAGCACAAATCCCAGCCCAGACATAGCACTGGGTGAAAAAAGAAATGAGGAGGAAGATGATGAAGTGTCTCAACAAAGCCAACTAAGTTCATTGCAGAATGAAACATTGACCCCAGAAATCTGTAAACAGACCAGTTCAAGGAAAAGCAAAGAGAATTTGAAAACAGCTAGTGAACACTTGTATAACAAAACAGGTTTTATGGTTGAGCCAAAGTTCATGCCAGGAATTGAGAAATTAAAAAACCTTGGCATTAAAGGTCCGACCTTATGCCCTGATATGTGTGATATTTTACTAATATCCCCTAAAATTCATATTCCAAGGAAGCAGAAGTCCAGAGAAGTGCCAGCTGCAGTTCTTTACCCTGATACAAACAGAAGTAATCCGAAAGAAAAGGTAGGGGCATGCATTGCAAAGGCTTTTGTTTGATGCTACTGGAGACTTAATAAAGGGTTGTGGGTATATTTATACAGACACATTTAAAATGTAGTGACACAGGGTGGTTCTCAAATCTGCATATTCTTGATTGGCAAGAAGTtttcttcagcagaggtgtcgGGTACCTGCTCAGGTATACtcgcatcaaaaacattttatattgcaaGCATAAATACAACCGATTTGTCTCCTGATCACgcctatacaaaatatatatagatgtattggGATTTCTAacttgtataggtcaaaaactcccagcagtacactACTAAATTTCAAAATCACGATTTCAAAAATCAGCATACTTTAGATTTCAAGGtcaaaaatgttatcaaaatatttttacatggGAAACCCCTATATCTTTGCACAGATATATGGTTATGTATAAGTAATGTATATTCCTACTGGATGGCTGGAGACTAGCTCTGGTAGCGAAATACCTAAAGTAAACCAACTAGTTGGGCAGTTTCTGCTATAGTAAATGAGAGCCTACATGGGCATATTCTGGCCTTTCTTTGTCAGCAGTGAATCTACCTTGCCTGACATTAGCATGAATGTCTTCTGGAATCTGACAGAGCTTTTTCAttttgtcacaggaaaacattctCTTGACTGAGTGGATTGTAACATTTTCCAATAAAGCTGGTGTGTGCTTAGAGGGGAAACGAGTGTGagtatttgtatgtgtgttttCTAAAGTTTACTCCGTCATTCAGTTACAAGcaaaactcttaaaggagaaggaaagctacggaggcattttattgccaatagattagctgcaatagtgcaagctagaatgctatatttattctgtagaatgttttatcatatcttagtaaaaagctctagaatctctctgcttgtttaggatagcagctgccatattagctttgtgtgacaacttcctgcctgagtctctccttgctcacttatagctctggactcagattacagcagggaagggagaaGGAGGGGaacaggagcaaactgagcatgctcacgcccggggcaaggaggtttaagctgaaggcaggaagtctgatacagaagcccatgagtacacaatagaaggaaagaaatgcagtgttttttttgacagaggactcaaagcagcattactttgagggtttactggtatatttaggtggacctttctacttagttttaacctttccttctcctttaagacttgtgAATAGacaccattacattttttttaacatgacttgAATAGTTATACTGATAGTTTCTACATGCAGCCATACTCTTTAGAGCATACCTGTAAGACTATAAATCATTACCCAGTGCTTTCAGTTCAGTTAAATAAGGGGCAATTATGAGTAGTGTTGCTAAACACCAGGGCAACTAAACCCTCCAAATCTCCCCATGTTCcattacatttaaagggcatatatCATGCAAAAATTCTTTCCCCCACCAGGAGGTGTGGGCTAACATCCCTCACTCTGGTtaggggaaacaatagtattttgtgtattttgttggAGCACTCGCCGGAAGGGAGCTTCTGGTGGGGGCAGCCAAGTTGGGGCACATACATCCACATAATGAGTGAGCTGGGATATAATTTATCAATGATGGCTGCCCTACATGATCAAAATCCTGTGTTGTATTTTATACtgtctaaaaagaaaaaaggtttagGAAATCTGTGGCTTTCTAATGTACTTGACATGACTACATGAATATACTTCTCTCCTGCAGGGATGCCTCAGGGCTGTATTGGCACAGTAATGTTATAGTCGAACGTATCCAAAGTGATAAAGTGAAGACTTTTTCTGGCCGTGTCTATGAACTGAAAGGGGAGGCTGATAAAGCTACTATGCAGTTGGAAGGAGGAGGTGGGGACTAATGATGCAACATTGAATtgataaactaatttaaaatCACTGTGTTCCCCACTaatttgccaatatttttataaaaaaaaataatgtttaaacttCTACTGATACTaaacgtttttttatttatttttttaagattcaaaataaaatgtactactATTATGTAGTTATGGCATTTAAGAAGCCCACGTTCCACACAATTACTGAAAGGAATGATTAATGAAGTTATCTAAATATATGTGTGCCCACAACTACATACCTTTATTAATTACCTGAAGCCCGCGGGTTACTTCTATACCCGCCCCTTCTGTGACATTGTGTTTATGCTATTTGATACGATTGCAGGATTTCCCCCTTGGTTTGTGCACAAGTTTGCTTCTGGCTTTCCAGAGGACTGGAAGACTCATGTGGATCGTGTTCTGAAGGAAAGACACAGGTCTGataatataaataaaggggattttcagttgctttatttttttatcttatgtTGAATTGTTTTTATAAGTTCTTATGTTTCCCAATATTAGCTAGGtaatatagttaaagggatactgtcatggggaaaaattttttttttcaaaatgaatcagttaatagtgctgctccagtagaattctgcattgaaatccatttctcaaaagagcaaacagatttttttatattcaattttgaaatctgacacggggctagacatattgtcaatttcccagctgccccaagtcatatgacttgtactctgataaacttcaatcactctttactgctgtactgcaagttggagtgatatcaccccctcccttcccccccccccccagcagccaaacaaaagaacaatgggaaggtaaccagatagcagctccctaacacaagataacagctgcctggtagatataagaacagcactcaatagtaaaaacccatgtcccactgagacacattcagttacattgagaaggaaaaacagcagcctgccagaaagcatttctctcctaaagtgcaggcacaagtcacatgactgggggcagctgggaaattgacaaaatgtctagccccatgtcagatttcaaaattgaatataaaaaaatctgtttgctcttttgagaaatggatttcagtgcagaattctgctggagtagcgctattaactgatgtgttttgaaaacaggatccctttaaataaatggtaGGCAGTATCATTGAGCACTAAGGTTCCTTTGTCCTTTTAGTgtggttgttttttgttttttttcattttgaatatatttattattgttttgtgcACCATTTGTATTACTGTATTTATGGACTAGGGCAGAATAACCTGTATCTGTATCAACTTGACTATAAATGATCGTGTGCTAGCGCAATGAGACCTGCTTTTACTCTCTAGTCTAAGTGGTTACAATTTTATACTTTTGGTTGCTGCCATTCCTCAGCAGTAGCAAGTGCTAAATACTTCCTTATGAGGCATGTATTGagtcaattttttaaattgagtatgcacacattaaaatgttttatctgtTTACACTGTCTATTTTTTGAAACCTTAGGgctgaaataaaaggaaaaaatattaacCGTATGAAGAATGGAGATATTAAACAAAATAGTCTGAAGGGCATTCAAGAAAGGGCAAAACATTGCTGCACAGATACAAAAAATAAGCCTGCTAGACAAAGAAACGATTTATCAAAAGAACTTATGAGGCGCCTGCCTAGCTCTGCCACCATTAATACCAGGTTCAACCTTGGTGATACTGACCAGAGAAAAACCAGAGCCTGCAGTGCTTTGCACACTGAGCCAAAAGGTATGACATCAAATAATGTACAATGCAGAACTTCAGACAGCTGGGATTCCAGTAACTCTGATACAGACCGGGAAAAAACTAGAAGAAGGAAAATTGTATCAAAGGATCATACATCCAAGTTGACTAATAACCTCTCCACCACTGATGCCAGAATCAATCCTAGCCACAATAACAATTGTACATATGATTTGTCATCTGAAGGATCGCCCACGGTTCCAAAAGAAAGGCCGGCACTGGTTAAGAGCAGGAATGTAATTACAGATCTACAGACTAAGCACCGTTCTGTGTCAGAAGAACTGCACTCATCACTCCTCCCTAAACCTTTCAACTACACAAAACACATTGCCATTAAAGTACAAAATTCAACATATGATGCGTCTCCCTCTGAAAGTGATGTCAACATACATCCATACACCACCAGATGCCCCACTAGTTATTCAGCAAGTGGAAAGCAAAGGGGTATGTATATTGTGCTTGGTTTATGTAACAAGCACAGATATTGTTTTGATTTTAGATCCATTGCTTGTACATATTCTGTGAATTAAACACTGTGAATTggcactgttaaaggagaactaaagaagtagctagaaatgttgtacattatgttttgggcttctgtaccagcccaaggcaaccacagccctttagcagtaaatatctgtgtctccaaagatgccccagtagctccccatcttcttttctgctgattcactgcacatgctctgtgctgctgtcacttactgagcttagggcccgactcacaatatacagtccacatagaatagaaatgtcacaatataaggctaaatagtaattaatacagataattattacatgacagcacagaaaccagtgcaattagcatcagaattcaataatcagccctgtagcatcagcttatattacaggccaacctcaatttgtgacgagccctaagcttagcttctcaacagctgctcagagcccactgagcatgtgagtgtcgcagacaccaagatggtgaccccctgtgacaagtttgaagtcctggatcattgctgctattgacaagctcaaactttaggctcgtgcaatacgttcagtatataaaatatgacctttttagccgtattcatttttattgtttacttctcttttaaggaGGCATGCATGGCCAGAATTGGTCAGGCAGTTTGTGCTTGTTTTGCCACCTAAAGATTAATTTCTACAGACTTTCCTGTAATACGATTATCCCAGTCTGCTTTTTTATGTAGCCTCATTTTAGCTGAAGGATGCTGCATTAACATATCCAGAACGCAAAGGAACTGCATCTCCCCATCACTAGGACCATCAGATCAAATAGATCAAGGGTATATGACTATTTATGTGGATGGcacaaaatatatgaaaaaaaaaaatatatatatatatatatataagtcctaaCTGGTGCACTCCACAGCGAAAAgttaactgcctgggtgctggtaaaggTTACAtacaacaaatgaaaaaaagaccgCATTTACAGGACTTCTCGTGGAAAAAAAGCCTCAAAGTGCTGTGTATTTATTCCTCAAAATCATAAATacacagaataaataaaaaggaataaatacACAGCCCTTTGAGGCTTTTTTTCCAcgagaagtcctgtgagtgcggtctttttttcatttgatatatatatatatatatatatattttcaaaatggaccagcacaccgtttatcttcaatcaaaaaaagtgtttattcttcatacactgtgcatccaacattTCGGCCTGCATTCAGGCCTGAAtgcaggccgaaacgttggatgcacagtgtatgaagaataaacactttttttgattgaagataaacggtgtgctggtccattttgaaaatatacaatacacattgaCTAAGCACCCGGCTTAAGACTTTGAGATTGGAGTGCAAGTGTccatattggaatatatatatatatatatatatatatatatatatatatatatatatatatatactatataactgAGGGATATTATGTGCGATAAACACTAGAGTGCAGAACAAGCCCTAGTACCCTATTTATGTGGATGGCCCAGTAAGTTACCATGCAACCATTTATTCTTCAGGCTGATGAAACTGTTTGGCTCTGTCTGTTCACCTTAATTTTGCCTTGCAGACTGGACTGCTTTGCCtattaaactggaatatacaGTGCAACTCTTTTCTTGAATTATTCTAAACTACAGAAGACCAGAAATGTAATTGTTGATGAGGATAATATTGGTTTAAAGGCtaaggattagtgatgtgcgTTCCGAGACGATACCCGCGGGTTCGGGCCGGCCTTGCACCCCACCTTTCCGGGTCacgggcgggttgagctcttctgacttcTTTCCCCGTCCGCGACCTTACAAATGCCGGCATTCGACTTCCtgctcaccctgccccttttatgacatcatcgGCGGGCGGCATGGATCTATAAAAGGAAGTTGGGCGCGGGTCGGGTTATAGCCCGACCCGCATATCACTACTAAGGAGACTCAAGTTGTGAACTACCAGAAGTCCTGTAAGATGATTatgacaattgtttttttttgctcagcagtcagcataattttgttttaaatattttagtggAGAATGAGCAAAATACCCCCCCTGCACAACTGTCTAATCGTGATGCTACCGTTAGCCGCAGCGGACGACTTATTAAACCTGTCCTGAAATACTGGTGTGGAGAACGAGTAGTGACTGACCGGAACTTAAATTTTGTGATTGAGGAAGGATCAGCAGATTATCTAGAGGCAGACACGGTAAGTAACTTTTTGTTATAGAAAATTTACcttgaatctttcgcgaagggttcgagggttcggctgaatctaaTAATTAAATACGATTCTCTGCATTCATTTACCTTAGGGGAAAATTAGTCTTTCACTTATATTTTGCTGTATAACTTTGTAAGGGCATGTTCAACTAACTATTGATGCTCTCCTGTTTTTTGTAGAGTCTAGTTAAAACAAATTCTGAAACTGAATGCAGGCAACCCTCCACTCCCAAGGAGTTAGGCAAAATTTCCCCCAGACTGAATAAAGGCAGTTCAAACATGGAGCAGCAACAAAGATCAAGTGAGGTCTTATTAATGTGGTTATTCTCTTgtctatttatataatatattgattTGTGCTTGATTAAATCAAAATCTTAACCAGTTAGAACCCGTAGCACatggaaatatattatattatatacagtatgtatatatatatatatatatataatataattatgtaaAATGTGTATATCAGCCCCTAAATAATTGATTTGTAGTATTGTCTGCCATACTTTTAATTGTTACCTAGTTGTTAAAGGGAATCTTATGCCAAAAGTTATATTTTgcctaaatgtaattttaagcagctttcaAATGTACAGTAAAGATTTTCAGTGGTTTATTCGTAAGggtacacgggcagattctgtgagattagtagccccgacgacaaatcgcctctttttcggggcgacaatctccccagaCTGCATtgccctaccttcccgccggctataatgaaaaattgctagttttccgaagtcgcccgaagtttccttgtgagtcgactttggaaaacgaagcgccgcgagtgctatcccgctggtgatttttcattatagccggcgggaaggcagtttggggagttctgactcttgatacaagttagcagttttttttcattctgaaaaCAAGCCAGGTTATTAATAGATCTGCGCAGGCATCTGAAAGGCATTGTGGGATCTAGAGCTTGGCTGCAGGAGAGATaaggtggccaaacgagcggatcttaacccgataaacccactaacggctgggcgatatcaggcaaatccgaacaatcggattacaatgctatcaagatgcggtcctggatcgtagaaaacaatcaaacttgaccgatatctgaccgatttttggcctgatattgattgggATGACCTGTCGGAaaccccacacatgggcagataagctgccgaatatCAGTAtcggcagcttttttttttttttttttttcaactgtgttTTTATTGAAGTTCACAGAATCAGAAACAAATAAAGCGGTACATAACCAGTTTCAGAAAGGTACAATGAAGACATACATCATGTATATGGTCATGTATTGACAATATCCACagtaaacaaaaattaaacagaaaagaacaactcaaaaaagaaaaggtaaattacGTGGTACTAAGCAGTGCACCTCATCTGAGGGTAAGAGGCTAACGTCACCTCATAGTATTATATACGTAAGGAGATCCGTAATGCGTTCCAATGTTAAGAGTCTATCCGGTCCCTCCTCCTCATGAGAAGGAGAGGCACCCAACAGCCCCAACTCCCAAGGAGGGGGGGATGGATTATGGAAAGATAGTAGTGTCTGAACACCCAATGTCCTTCTTGGTTTCTATACCTCCTTTTGGAGTTCAGAGCAATAAGAGTTCCACATAAACCAGTCCTTCTCTGTAGCTaatgcagctttaatctgcccgtgtatgggcacctttagtctTACGTGTAtcaagactagggatgcactgaatccactattttggattcggccgaaccctttgtgaaagattcgtctgaataccgaatcaaattcaaaccctaatttgcatatgcaaatcagtgagggggagggaaaaagagtaaaacatttttttacttccttgttttgtgacaaaaagtcaaattattttaaggattcagttcggccaggcacaaggattcggccgcatTCGAATACAactgaaaatggctgaataccaaaccgaatcctggatacggtgaATCCCTAATCAAGACAATGTACAAGTAATCCAGCTTCAGTTGAAGGGTCGATGGATATCCTCATTAGCTATCAATAAGGGCACCATCCTTTCTACTAATATGTAGTCAGATGCTATTGGCAGGCCAATGCTAGCTAGTTAAAATATGCTGGTTCGGGTAAACCCAAACTTTGTCCtagaaatataaaattaatatatttaaaaggaacattttttctGGCATCTTTTGATGCTTTCCTTCTCAATTTTGTTACGTCTCTCACACTGAGTTGTAGAACCGAGCAGGGAGACACTTCTTGCTTCCAAAAAGCTTTTGCTGTTCTCCCTGGCCTTTGCCCTTGCCAAACTGATGGAGATGCTCAGGTTATATATTCATGGTACTAGCAGTATAAAAACttctaatatgaaaaaaataataatcaataacTCAGGAATCTTCTAGGACTTACTGTTTATTGACTTGCATTTTGTATTGCTATTCTTCTATAACAGCACAGCTTCGAAAACAGATTTGGACAAAGGATTCAATTCTGAATCGAAACGAAAGTTTGGGCAAGAGTAGCACGGACACAAGTGTTTTTGAGAGTGAAATCGGAACGCGCCAGTCAGAGAAGGATTCTAAAGAAGATCAGATTTGTAAATTGCCTTTGCAGAAACCAGGCAATGCTCCTGTCGATCTGGGGGATAACTTGTCTGAGACTGAATCTTCAGAAGAGGACAGTCCGTCTGGCCATATTTCTATTAAAAGGACACCAAGATCTTTATCCCAAAAGGACATGAATAAATGTAAGCAAGACTTGCACACTGAGGGAAACAAATACGGTTCTGTGGAATTTCTCAATAATTTGAGAAGTTCTCCAAAAGAGACCCTAAAACAAAAAGGCCCTCGCCATAAAAGAAGTAGGGGATATAAAGCTGAACCACAAAGCATTGATCTTCTAAGCTCTGCTGACTCTGATAAGGAAAAAAGAACCAACGCTAGAAAATCTTCTGTTCGGAACAATCTGAGATCTCAAAGGCAAGCTGGCCGCTCGGCACTGCGCGCTTGTAAGTTTAGCCTTGAGGCCTCCGAAGAAACATCCAGTTCAGATAATGATCCGCAGCAGCAGCCAACAAATGCCACAGCTAGAAGTTCTATGGGCTCCGTACGTAGTCCTACTTCAAGATTAGTTTTTAGTAAAAGGACAAGGGTTCTGCCCAGAAACCAAAGTTCTGCTGTACCCTTTATAAAAATGAATCACGGTGAGGAATGGACAGAGAAGGAAGTTGAGCGTCTTTACAAGTAAGTAATAGAGACAGTATTTTAATTATAGAGTTGTATGAGTATATAACCATCCAAATTTGatggggttgtttaccttaaaGCTTACTTATTAGTATGTTGTCTTCAGCTATCAGGCTTGGAATTTAAACTTCGCTGGTTGGTAGGGGGTTAATTACAACAGACAATCGGAGCAGTTTTGAAGTCAAAATGGAGGgtgaaaaaaaataagcattgaaaaacaagaataaatacaaaaacaaagccTCCcagttcaggggtccccaaccttttttgtctCGGGGACCAAAGAAGAGCCAAATTGCCAaatttttgcaaggaccgggg
This Xenopus laevis strain J_2021 chromosome 8S, Xenopus_laevis_v10.1, whole genome shotgun sequence DNA region includes the following protein-coding sequences:
- the mis18bp1b gene encoding MIS18 binding protein 1 b (The RefSeq protein has 18 substitutions compared to this genomic sequence); this encodes MFITTSNTHHNDPPATSNGGMHLKSIPLDIIPSNTLTPIKDLQKLCMEQPCTSTTPAKKPNQLVYTTTALQSTLIQDGTCPLEFPNLSVIKPSGVPQGIKLCRNDPAPHGTIGYFTSADPDFVLESPAKIFQRMKAFKVQEKKLQTPIKNKKFSDILNCQRDMILTPITNLSVYSRERGSRLFLKQLMNTNGKPACSNMCSDSEIPTDILTASPAKTFLLMKEKALERQKLIHKDATHSQKGVDVTTPNTGSNRVFPVENPEKPAKRVDFLKVSEECIVSSTNPSPDIALGEKRNEEEDDEVSQQSQLSSLQNETLTPEICKQTSSRKSKENLKTASEHLYNKTGFMVEPKFMPGIEKLKNLGIKGPTLCPDMCDILLISPKIHIPRKQKSREVPAAVLYPDINRSNPKEKENILLTEWIVTFSNKAGVCLEGKRVDASGLYWHSNVIVERIQSDKVKTFSGRVYELKGEADKATMQLEGGGFPPWFVHKFASGFPEDWKTHVDRVLKERHRAEIKGKNINRMKNGDIKQNSLKGIQERAKHCCTDTKNKPARQRNDLSKELMRRLPSSATINTRFNLGDTDQRKTRACSALHTEPKGMTSNNVQCRTSDSWDSSNSDTDREKTRRRKIVSKDHTSKLTNNLSTTDARINPSHNNNCTYDLSSEGSPTVPKERPALVKSRNVITDLQTKHRSVSEELHSSLLPKPFNYTKHIAIKVQNSTYDASPSESDVNIHPYTTRCPTSYSASGKQRVENKQNIPPAQLSNRDATVSRSGRLIKPVLKYWCGERVVTDRNLNFVIEEGSADLLEADMSLVKTNSETECRQPSTPKELGKNSPRLNKGSSNMEQQQRSAQLRKQIWTKDSILNRNESLGKSSTDTSVFESEIGTRQSEKDSNEDQICKLILQKPGNAPVDLGDNLSETESSEEDSPSGHISIKRTPRSLSQKDMNKCKQDLHTEGNKYGSVEFLNNLRSSPKETLKQKGPRHKRSRGYKAEPQSIDLLSSADSDKEKRANARKSSVRNNLGSQRQAGRSALRACKFSLEASEETSSSDNDPQQQPTNPTARSSMGSIRSPTSRLVFSKRTSVLPRNQSSAVPFIKMNHGEEWTEKEVERLYKAISALPKHKNEFWVEVAMSVGSRSAEECQEKYLEKQQTRASKAQSKKKPESRKKEQKAGSGSEEKPLKITAKVGTLKRKQQMRQFLEQIPKDDHDDIFTATPFQSKRVKLPTFKASHEDDVFQLSNTDPTTPSSSLFPWAYTPQCDHISPGMLGSIHSSTNDRYVYRMQKHTKGGALSQWGKLNKRPVGASCAPPISQRTAALGRGCKDTSDIGKLFKTDEPTASDDDDDEEEDYYFSNPSP